The genomic stretch TAAACCGATGTCTTCGGGTCTTATCTGCTCCGTCTTCAGGGAGTATTAATGGACGAGTGTTTCAGGTGTTACAGACACTGCTGTGTTTCAGAGTAATGTTTGTGTATAAAAACACTCTTCTGAGACTGAAGCATTGCTGTGGAGACTCAAACACTCAGATCTCCTGAGACTCATTAAACAAATCATTACAAACACAAGTGACGAAGCTCAGGATCAGATCTGAAGTTCGCTGCTTGAGGATGGCTGTGGATTTCAGTGGAAGCTGGAAACTCTTTGAGCAGGAGAACGCAGAGGAGTTCCTCAGAGCCGTCTGTGAGTCACTGCTTTTACACAAATAATGTTCTTCATCAGAGTCTTGTTTTAAACATCCTCTAGTGTTCAAGGAGCAAAAAAATAAGATCTTGTTCACTGTATAAAAATTGATTAAGAAACTATCTGCTGATGGGGATCAGAACAATAatcttgttttgtatttaaattgggttttttttttcttccataaattggcatttttttttcaaaagagaaGACTTATGTTGTTTCtctaataaatgtttgttgatttttAGATATGTAAAACACTGAGGAAGAACATCATATTTTGCGGTGTTTCAGTAGTTTTTCTCTGGTTTATTCCTGTAAATGTTCTTCGTGTGTTTTATGAGCAGCCGCTCCAACGATTTACATCAAAATGATGAATGAAGTCAAACCTCTGACCACCATTCAGCAAAACGGAGATGAGTTCATCATCTGTGTGAAAACTCCTCTGAGGAGCAACACAAACATCTTCACCATCGGCACTGAGAGCGAGTTCAACACCATGGACGGGCAGAAGATCAAGGTGATTCGAGGAAGATTAGatcgagaaaaaaaacatatgacgGGTGAAACTACGCTTTTCGTATCTTCAAATCAATGGGGtcgtgaatcatttgatttagagCGCTTTATGAATCATTATTCGGATCGGAACCTCGGAGCTACCCTATAATGCCATTTCCAATATTGCCTTTCGTGCAGTGAATAATTTAGCTGTATATGAATGTAGACCCGTTGATCTGCAAAGTTGAAAATTCGAAAGTGCACAGTTAATAAAGTCATTGTCTACCAAAATAAACAATCGACTCATTAGTTCAAATTATATTTGCCTTTACACCTTTTTCCTGAACGCGGAAGTAAAGCTCCGGTCACACCAAGCACGACAACGAAAAGGTTAACGacaatcaaccaatcacttttatttatatagcgtttCAGCTACAGATAAACATATAGTTCTAAACATCGTTGTCACTGTTTAAGATTCAGCGACCACGCCACAActataacgataaaggcacaAAGAAACGACATCCTTGGAATCATTTTTAAGaacgatttttttttccatctgatGAACGATAAACACattaacagccaatcagaatcaatctGTCGCGCgcttgagaatttaaagcgACAGACGCGCTTGAATTTAGAATTAACAGACTGGTGTGGACTTTGTATAATCTTTATTGTCATCGTGTCTGCTGTTAACGGCCTTAAGTCTATTGGTGAGGCTTGTGGTTCATTAGTTGCTTTCCCTGATGCAAAAAACGGGAGCTGCCATttgtaaattgtattaatatagcTTCCGGTCTTATCCGCattcagctatttttagctgtacaaaacatttcgttttgctgcttgatattgaaaattggtgtgtccaatcatgttattttaatgtattttcttaaaaatacgAATAGCTATACCCgtagaatttacaaatggctgcggccattttcacaaaaaatgtgGATTTTCTACCTGTGTTGACCCCGCCCACAAACTCGTCTTTTTACTGACGCGgtagaccaatcacaacagactGCGCCATCGGACCAATCAGAGCGGAGTACTCTCACGGAAAGGAGGGGTTCAGAAAGACCTCAATGTGCCAACTATTCCCAACTACTTGTCCTAAATTCTATGTGAAGTTGGTCATTTTCAATACTATTTAGGACAGGGTGAATCTAAAACTGCTTCGAACGAATCACTGGAAAATTAGGTGATGTTAAACACATATTTAGAGAATACAAAAGCGTTATAttaaccttgcatgcatgtaaacgtATTGCAGGAGACTCACAAAACAACATTAGCAGgcttaaaaatggcataataggggcactttgacgcaaattttatattatttatttatatattttttctctttttctactGCACAAAACATGAAACCCTTACGTTTGTTGTAAATGTGGGGCAGTTTGTAAACTGAACATTACATCTTGTTACAACTGCACTACAATAACATCTCCACTCCACGCTTACAGTGTTCCTATTATTCCCTCtgtattttgcacatttctctgtattttgcacatttctctgatattttgcacatttttaccTCCTGAAGTAACGCTATGGTCATTGGCCATATGAacatttgctatttatttacatacCTCACCATATAATGCACCTTCTGTGTGTACGCCTTTCATGCCGCTTCATTCATTTGCATTGAGCTGATCTCTGCCCTTCTACCTTATAACTTGTACTATGTACTAAAGCTTaatttatacacatattttatatttatataatagtttttttttttactcctggTTAGATGCTAACTGCCTTTCATTGGCTCTGTGCTTGTACACTGCAAAATGACAATAaggttgaatctaatctaatctctCCTGAGCACAATtttgagctgtgtgtgtttcaggccaCAGCTCGACTCATCGACGGGAAGATTGTGATCGAATCTGAGAAGTTCACACACGTGAGAGAGATCCAGGGCGAGGAGATGATCGAGGTCAGAGAACCTTATATCTTTTCATGGAAACCCATACAGTATATCTCTGCTAatagttatataatatttctgtttgtgtCTTTAGACGTTCTCTGCCGGAAGCGCTACTCTCATCAGGAGGAGCAGACGAGTTTAAGAACTGAAGAAATTTAAGCTTTTACAATAAATTACTgaggaaatatttattaaaaacaatcttcttgtgataaaaataatgacatcaGACTATATATAGCAAGATTctgtagtttaaaataatttaataaacatttatagatTATGACTTGTCCAGtaactactattattattattattattattatagatggCTTTAACTTCAGTTCTGTGTTGAGTCTGGTTAGTGGCACTAACTACAAACACAGTGATGATGAAGCTGGTTCTCAGGTGCTGTGACATGTTTCCCAAGCATTGATTTGTTTGTGGTGACCTGCTACATTATCAATTaatcaattacttttatttatataccacTTTTAACAGTACACACTGTGTCAAAACACTGAAgagtatcaaacaggagaataaAGTGtaagtaatgtataatgataagattaaacactcaatcTACagctaaaggcatttcattactgAATTCAGAGACGCTGTGAGATCAGTTGAAGTAGTAtatgtgtaatcaaatcaatgataatcaatagaaattaagtgtccccgaccaagcaagccagagaaTGCAGAATGCAGAaaagaaaccaggctcagtctGACCAGACCaaaccagcacttaatttccagttcaattccAATCACAGCAAAATCAGATTGTATGATAATATGGCTCTTAACATATGCCATATGACctgtaaatacaaaatattccTCGTTCAAATTGCCTGAAAAACCACCTCATGTGAGCGTATAAACTTTgttgcaataaatatattagatgTGTTTCCATTAGGTGTATTTTCACTTCTTACTTAATAAATGTGGGTACTTAATAAATTACCGGGTACCATGTGCTGAACCCAGACAAAACTCTCCAAGGTGAACTGTACCGAGACGAACCATGCCCTGAAAAAGactgttttaatgatgtctttcACGCTGATTTAAGCAACATGAGTGTAAGTAATGAATGACAGGATCTgccattttgggtgaactgtccctttaaggcgTGCAGTGCAGTTCTGGAGCGCGTCTCTAGGCGGCGCTGCTTCTGAGGAACGCTTTGATGCCGCCGAAGAAAAAGCGACACAGAACCGCGTGGAGCGAGGAAGATTTCAGATAGGAATCATTCTTAAAAGTCATTCATAATCAGTGTTAACgaacataagagactttaaTTCGAATTATAATGTCTCGTTACATGAGACCGCCGAACAGCTCTCTGTTCGTCCGCAATATTTCCGACGAGTCCCGGTAAGTCAAACTTTATTCATTCACGCTTCCATACGAGCTCACATATCTCTTATATTTGTAGTTAATTAAGCTGATATCTCTTAGCAGGTATGTTTATTCTGTCTGTTATAATACAGCATTTCCGATGCCTAACATTGCATGTTTTGAATGGGTTAATGTGGTTCGCGCGCGCAGCTCACGCGCGTCGTTttgttatcatcatcatcatcatcatcactatcactatttaattatttatgttttactctttttgttttttacaaaatagttattttctCGACTCATGAGCTGTTAAAGTAATCATTATATGCTCGTTGCATTTCAGAAACCAAAGTATGCGGATTTATCAGATGTTCTGATATtaagcttgtttttgtttggtttttttgcacATAGTCACTGGTTCCTCTGCAGCAATAAAAGTTGTAGAAAGATTGATCCATGAAGCagtattactataacacataaAAGGACAAGATAATGACAATAATGTTTACTTTATATCTTGAAGACTTTTGATTAAATcaggttttaaaggaatattctggaACGCATTGAGGCATAATGAAGATAAGAGCAgaaattcctttttttctggaaaagaaAAGTGCAATGAATTGAGCAAAACAATCAGTAAATGttagtttcagtttcatttctgTGTAAATTTATATACAGTTTTGAGAGCCAGAAATCCATGTCAGGCGATCCAAGACAAATCCCTGTGTTTCCTGAAGATCCACTGAGGTTTTATGAagtgaataaacaaacattatttacaacatttacTGCAATGCAgagtcaaataaaatgtgatatttgaaGCATATAAAGTGgtctttttttcagtatttttacataaactataagattcaaagaaaaaaagtacacttcCATCATGtacttaaagtgctctatttggTTTTGTACTTTAATATACTACTTCATACTTAAAATGTGAACaactaagtgtactcaactaTTTTGGGACAAAATATATGAACTAAAATACGCTTTTAACACATTAGCTCTGGATTTAACAAATTTAGTAACCACTTGTAGTATACAAAAAATGGGTTTAAGTGTACTACAGgtggtaaatacatttttaaatacagatacAGTATGATAAATATGCAGTTTAGGTAATCTTAAGTACTTAAAATCACTTTTAGCATACAAAGTACAAAATCGGTGGGCGAAAATGGAGCACTTTATTAGTGTACTCTTTTCATTTAGATAATCTTATGTCTGGGTCTCTGGATTAGAGTTATAATGTCGTAAATAATCATCACTTTGCTTCATAAGACCTAGATATAATATCCTCAGGAGCCACAGGGTTTCATTCTGCGTTGCTTGATATGCTTTCCTTGACTCTTATTGCTGACTGGCTACCATCAGTTTGAGCTCAGATTCAGCAGAACGTTCTCTATGCTCTTCAAACCTCTCCTCCTGAGTAAACCAGCAGCGTGGGTTGGTTTGGTGACCCCGAGATGTTATTTCTGGTTCAGGCCAGAGGATCTGCGCAGAGAGTTTGGCCGATACGGGCCCGTCGCAGACGTCTACATCCCCCTGGACTTCTACTCACGCCGGCCGCGAGGATTCGCCTACATTCAATATCCTTTGACCGCAGCTCTTAATCCATATCTCTCTGTTGTTGCCCAGACTTTGTAGCGGAGGCCCCTGGTGAAGCCCGGCACAAAGACACAGGTACAGAGCCAAGTAGAGTAGGACTAAAGtcaagacagagaaagaaaccAAAGAGTTTAAAGCTCCGAGAGACAGAGGCATTATGGGCTGAGACGAGCGGCAGCGGCGTTTTAAAGAACTTAAAGATGAAGGTTAAGGTAACTCCAGTATCCTCTGATTCAAGACACAAGCCTGTGTTCATTTGTAGGGCTGGGTCTGAacatttcagtttgattctcATTCACAAGCTGTGATTTCATTCAGTTAccaattaatttagtttaattcttTATTGATACACATCAGGTGCAATTCATGCTAAATTATCTCTAAAATATGCATGATAGCCAGTTGGTAGTACATTACTGTAATATCGAAGGTTAAAAGTGATTTGTAGGCTATACAACTACTAAAACAAAGTCTTTTGTTCGATGTCCTTCAGACAAACTTATTGAATGTTATGGAAACAGTGCTTAATTTATTAGACCACCTGTTGTcataaaagagaaaacacatACTTTAGGAATCTCTCAAAGAAATTTTGtctaaatcaataatttttatttatatagcacttttatcaacacaggttgtatcaaagcactgtacagaataaaataaagaatacaatgacggggatgtataatgaagagagtgaactatttattattaaatgcagagacggtctctggaatcaattcactgataatcactagaagttaagtgtccccaacaaagaagacagaagaaccaaaaccccatccatacagaatgaagaaaaaaaacttagtgtgtgtgtgcatcaggatctggtgatctgttgacgggcgcatctaggtgttctggtcgctgatgaacataatctctgggtgctgatccaccatctagtctggatacaaactgtgaaaacagattgagaaagagacaggactaatattagcgtagatgccattctttttacgatgtcacaagtacatcgtattttaggagtagtgttcccggttccagcaaatctaagtaatgcagcctaaaaatgctttaacagatttgaataataagtgtattagtgtgttatgtgtaggctacgttaaaaagatgtgtctttaatctagatttaaactggcagagtgtgtctgcttcccgaacagagttagggagattgttccagaatttaggtgctagataggaaaaggatctgccgcccgcagttgattttgatattctaggtattatcaaatggccagagttttgagaacgcagcggacgtgcaggactataatgtgataagagctcgctcaaatattgaggagctaaaccattcagggctttataggtaattaataatattttaaaaatctattcgatgtttgatagggagccagtgcagtgttgacagaaccgggctaatatgatcatacttcctagttctagtaaggactctactgctatgttttggactagctgaagtttgtttatcaagcgtgcagaacaaccacccaagaAACTTATGCTTATGCATTGTTGAAGGACTAACCGAAACAGAATTTGTCACTCCACATTAAACCGCAAAAACAGCACTTATTGCTTGAATACTGCAAAATTTTTCgtacaaaaatctaaacactTGAATTAAAGTCAGTTTCAATTGAGTTcagttatctttttttctttggcaCATTAGagtcaaatgtttttacagagGAATGTAATTCTTCTTACTCCATCAGTCATATTTAAGTGCCGTTGAAGTACAGATTAATATCTCACTTTGAGAAAACCgcctttaaaatgatttattgttattgaaGTCTGAgacaaatgtttctttcataGCACCTTATTTAAGTGTCTTTTTAGGTGTTTCCTTTCCAGTGGcctacaaaaaaacacttcatgataaatcaaaaagctttttttggtttagtttttttctgcagaGTCTGCCCTTAACTGAGAACAGGCCTGACTAATCAGTTCTTGGCATTTAAGAGTCAACATCATTTCGTAAAAATGAGAATCGATTAAAATCAAAGagatcaatatttttttacccagccctattagtgtgtgtgtgtatttggctggctgtgtgtgtgtctgtctctgcaTGTGAGACAAAGCCATTCGTTTGAAGCCTTAACAGCGCAGCTGGTTCGAGGATGTCCGGGACGCGGAGGACGCTCTGCTCAATCTGGACAGGAAGTGGGTCTGTGGCCGTCAGATCGAGATCCAGTTTGCTCAGGGAGACCGCAAGAGTGAGTGTGAGCCGTCTgagttttgtatttgaaaaaaacgAGCTGTGACGATGAATCGATGCAGGATCTAGTTACAGTTTCTACtcttaaaatatgtacactgttttgatttttaaacctTAATATTATGTTCAACAACAGAtgcactatattgccaaaagtatttgctCACCCATTCAAATAATCTGAAAGCAGGTGTTCTACTCACTtcaaaatcaagcacctagacATGCAGAgtgtttttacatatatttgtgaaagaatgggttgctttcaggagctcagtgaattccagcatggaactgtgataggatgccacctgtgcaacaaatctAGTCATGAAATATTCCACAGCAACTCAGTCATGAAGTGGTAGGCCATAAACTGACGGAGCGGGGTCAGCGGATGCTGAGGTGAATAGTGCAAAGAGGTCGCCAACTTCAATCGTTACAGACCTCCAAACATCATGTGACCTTCAGATTAGTTTAAGAACAGGgcgcagagagcttcatggaatgggtgtCCATGGCCGAGGAGCTGCATCCAATACATCACCGAGTACAATGCAAAGCATCGGATGCAGTGATGTGAAGAACAccgccactggactctagagcagtggagacaCGTTCTCTGGTGTGACGAATCACACTTCTCTGTCTGGCAAACTTATGGATGAGTCTTGGTTTGGCGGTTGTAGGAGAACGCTactgactgcattgtgccaagtgtaaatATGATGGaggggggattatggtgtggggttgtttttcaggagctagGCTTGGCTCTatttccagtgaaaggaactctgaataCTTCAGGACAACCAATAcatgaacttgactggcctgcacagagtCCGGAGCTCAACCTGATAGAAGGCCTTTGAGATGAATTACagcggagactgagagccaAAATGCGCTTCTTGAAGAATGGTCAAagattcccataaacacactcctaaaccgtGTGGACAGCCctcccagaagagttgaagctgttatagctgcaaaggctGCACCGGCGTCATATTGACCCCTAtagattaggaatgggatgtcacttaagttcatatgctagtcaaggcaggtgagcgaatacttttggcagtATAGTGTTTTTGTCTCCTCTCTTTGTTGTTCAGTCAGCCACACCTGCGCTCATTCAGTAAAATTTACCAACAGGACAAACCTTTAtgataaaaatggaaatgctttcacaaatatgttacatttacagATAAGGAAATGGCCGAAAATGTTTTGTgctgagacacacacatctgtcaAAGTGCCTGAGTGGACAAGCCATTACACTAATAAATTTGCTTAAAATCAAGAATTGTCATGTTTTAAGTAACCTAAATTATATACTCATTTAAATATCAGTAAAATTTACTAACGTATGGTTGAAGAGCAGATGGCGCTCTACTCTTTTATCACACACTCCGATGTTGAAGAAGAGAAGTTCACCCAGACTCAGATTAATGTAAACACAGCTCGCTGTGAACAGACTTGTGAATCGCTTCAAACTTTCCAGTCTTATGAATgataatttcattatttcagtctAAAGTGTGTGTAATGATCTGAAGTGTACAGCATCATCTGCTGGTCAACATCTTACTCCAGAAAGTACATCATTTGTGGGTTTCTGGTTGTGACTGTCTTGTGTTTGTCAGCGCCGGGGCAGATGAAAGCCAAGGAGCGTCAGTCTCCTCGCAGCTCACGATATGAGGACTACGATCGACGCAGACGCTCGCGCAGCCGTGACAGACGCAGATCACGCAGCCCGTCCTATGACAGACGCCGTCGTCGGTCGCAGAGCCCTAGAGAGTGAGCAAGTGAGCGTCACGGCATTTCTGAGTCTGTGGAGCAGGACACTGACCTTGTGCTTTTCTCTGCAGGTCCAGAGGAAGAACACACCGCAGACGCAGCCCAGAACATGACCGGTACGTGAGACTTTACTGATCGCAGCTTTACACGGACAATACAGGACACTCACTTACTACttgctgttattttatgttatttaaaaaaacttccaaaaacatatattttctgACATTTCTCTCATCGTGGTTCACATTCGTTCATACTCGCTCATGATACTCGTTAGTGCTGTGCAAGAGACTCCATGCTCAGATCATCCTATTATCAGCCTGTGAGATCGCAGAAACCTGTTAccgttatttatttacttggttTCAAGACCAGAGAGTGAACCCACGGTTCATAGCaacttatgtttttattactttatgaTGGGCAGAAGAGAAAGCACACACTGAACAACAAAACTCTGGTGGTTTAACACCTTTCTTTGGATGCTGCATTCATAAACTCAATATAATCGCGTGTGATTGGTTAAAACGCACAactgtaaaaatgctgaaaataaatcaaattaaccAAATAAGCCCTAATATTGGATAATAATTCTAgcttaatgatgatgatgatgatgataatcaTCTTCAGAAACAACACCGTAAtcacatactgtgtgtgtgtgtgtgtgtgtgtgtgtatatatatatatgtatgacaCACACagtaccgttcaaaagtttggtttgatttccatgaaaaaaatcacacttttatttaCCACAGTGAGTTgtaaaattaatagaaaatatagtCAAGACTTTGACAAGGTTAGAAATAATGATTTgtagtaataatttttttccttcaaactTTGCTTTTGTCAAAGAATCCTCCGTTTGCAGCAATTACAGCATTGCAGACCTCTGGCATTCTAGCTGTTAATTTGTTGAGGTAATCTGGAGAAATTTCACCCCACGCTTCTAGAAGCCCTTCTCTCGAGTTGGATTGGCTGGATGGGCACTTATGAAATACTTAtgtataactgacaactaatgaaaacacCATATTTATTATctcagaaaatttgaatattgtgaaaaggttgAATATTGAAGACACCCGGTGCCTctctaatcagctaattaactca from Puntigrus tetrazona isolate hp1 unplaced genomic scaffold, ASM1883169v1 S000000746, whole genome shotgun sequence encodes the following:
- the fabp10b gene encoding fatty acid-binding protein, liver; amino-acid sequence: MAVDFSGSWKLFEQENAEEFLRAVSAPTIYIKMMNEVKPLTTIQQNGDEFIICVKTPLRSNTNIFTIGTESEFNTMDGQKIKATARLIDGKIVIESEKFTHVREIQGEEMIETFSAGSATLIRRSRRV
- the srsf10b gene encoding serine and arginine rich splicing factor 10b isoform X1; this encodes MSRYMRPPNSSLFVRNISDESRPEDLRREFGRYGPVADVYIPLDFYSRRPRGFAYIHWFEDVRDAEDALLNLDRKWVCGRQIEIQFAQGDRKTPGQMKAKERQSPRSSRYEDYDRRRRSRSRDRRRSRSPSYDRRRRRSQSPRESRGRTHRRRSPEHDRSRPSARDRSRSPTHSKSRGGAQSRSRSKSSSPRETSQLHTESPDVSEEKTQTRSRSRSRSRSRSRSRSWAGRKSWGH
- the srsf10b gene encoding serine and arginine rich splicing factor 10b isoform X2; this translates as MSRYMRPPNSSLFVRNISDESRPEDLRREFGRYGPVADVYIPLDFYSRRPRGFAYIQFEDVRDAEDALLNLDRKWVCGRQIEIQFAQGDRKTPGQMKAKERQSPRSSRYEDYDRRRRSRSRDRRRSRSPSYDRRRRRSQSPRESRGRTHRRRSPEHDRSRPSARDRSRSPTHSKSRGGAQSRSRSKSSSPRETSQLHTESPDVSEEKTQTRSRSRSRSRSRSRSRSWAGRKSWGH